The genomic segment TCGCGGTCGGGAGAGCGCAGCGAGAGGGCGATGTTGTCCTCCGGGCAGGTCTTCACGCACTCGGTGCAGAGTATGCAGTAGGTGTTGACGTCCATGCTCTCGGGGTACTCGAAGACGGGGCAGCCATAGCCACGGTCGTTGCCGTTTACGCAGTCCTTGTCCCCGCAGCGCCTGCACACCGCCCTGTCGCGGGCCCGGAGCTCGACGGCCGATGCCATGGCGTAGAGACCGAGCATGCCGCCCACGGGGCAGAGGTAGCGGCAGAAGCTCCTCCTCTCGTAGAAGAGCGCGACGGCGGCGGCGAGCAGGAAGGTCACGATGGCGAGGTTCGCCGTGCCGGCGGGGCGCGAGACGAGATGGAACCGGAACTCGGCCCACGTGATTACGATAAAGAGCGCAACGGCCGGATAGAGGTTTCGCAGGCCCACGGGCCACTTGAGCTCGAGCCCCAGTATCTTGTCCTTCTTCCTCCATAAGGCGAGCCTCTGGAGCCAGTCGCCCACGGCCGCCCACGGGCAGACCATGCACCAGGCCTTCCCGATGAAGACGGCCGCCACCATGAGCCCCGTCCACCACACGGTCCAGGTGAGGACCGTCGCCAGGTTGGAGCCCGCGCGCTGGGCGCCGAAGAGACCGGCGGCGACGGCGACGAAGAAGACCGCCACCACCGGGAGCTGGAGGACGAACTGGAGCGGTCTGCGCTTGAGGAGGGTCAGCAGCAGCCGGCTCTTGAGGAGGTCCACGCGCCTTGAGGGCCCCGCGCCGTCAAGGGCGACGGCCGTCACGGCGGCGAGCAGAAACGCCATGGCGAGCTGGATGTACAAGTTCGTATAGGGGAGGAAGTGGCCCTGAGAGGTCATGAGACGTCAGTCATCGAAGGCGATGACCTTCACGGCAGGCGGGGTGGTGACACAGGCCTTGACGCAGAGGCCGCAGCCCGTGCACCTCTCGGGCACCACCTCCGGCCTCGACATGGCGTCGAGCCTTATGGCCTCGCCGGGGAAGGGACAGGCCGCCGCACAGCTCTCGCACATCACGCCGCGCCAGGCAAGACAGCTCTTCTCGTCGATGACGGCCTCGCCCATGGCCACATCCGCCCTCTCCACGGGCACGAGCGCCCCGGGCTCGCAGACCTCGATGCACGGAAGGTCCTCGCACAGCCTGCAGGGCTCGGTGGCCGGGTCTATGTAAGGCGTGCGCACGGCCACGCCGTAGCTCATGGGCGCAAGCCTTATGGCGCCGTGGGGACAGGCCTCCTTGCAGAGATCGCACTTGGTGCACAGGGCGATGAACGAGACCTCGTCCACCGCCCCGGGCGGACGCAGAAGCCCCGTCTTCACACCGTCTATCTTCTTCTCCACGGCCTCGGCAAAGGGCTTCACTATGGAGAATATGCCCTTCCTGAAGAAATCCTTCCTGCTTATCTCTTCTTCCATGAACAAGCCCGGCGCCTTCCCCCGCAATCGGGAAACTTTGATTACCCTGGGGGAAACTTTCTGAAGAAAGTTTCCCCCAGACCCCCTTCAAAGACTTTTAATACGACTTGGTTTCTCCCTGTTTTGCCAGGCAAAACAGGGAGAAACCAAGTCGCGTTAAAAGTCTTTGGAGGGAGTCTGAGGGAACCGTGGGTTTGCGACCCGTGGGTCTATGACCCTTTACAAAAAGGTTCCCTCAGTGCAATAAATCAGAGCTTCCTTAATTCCCTGC from the Deltaproteobacteria bacterium genome contains:
- a CDS encoding 4Fe-4S binding protein, coding for MTSQGHFLPYTNLYIQLAMAFLLAAVTAVALDGAGPSRRVDLLKSRLLLTLLKRRPLQFVLQLPVVAVFFVAVAAGLFGAQRAGSNLATVLTWTVWWTGLMVAAVFIGKAWCMVCPWAAVGDWLQRLALWRKKDKILGLELKWPVGLRNLYPAVALFIVITWAEFRFHLVSRPAGTANLAIVTFLLAAAVALFYERRSFCRYLCPVGGMLGLYAMASAVELRARDRAVCRRCGDKDCVNGNDRGYGCPVFEYPESMDVNTYCILCTECVKTCPEDNIALSLRSPDRELTELRRTRGDEALFAVVIVGVVFFHSFTMIDLWFDWLGFATAAASLSAEAVATASLAASIAAVLIVYALFCVAAVAAGGAPGGRGAALGEVFRGFAYPLIPLAFFSHIAHNSMHILMEGPAALSVLADPFGTAPSAPAGHGAGGGLGLATVQDIQALILFAGLWISLRAAAASSAALGGRRAFVAQAMLIALLTLADGWILSQPMVMRMGM
- a CDS encoding 4Fe-4S dicluster domain-containing protein; protein product: MEEEISRKDFFRKGIFSIVKPFAEAVEKKIDGVKTGLLRPPGAVDEVSFIALCTKCDLCKEACPHGAIRLAPMSYGVAVRTPYIDPATEPCRLCEDLPCIEVCEPGALVPVERADVAMGEAVIDEKSCLAWRGVMCESCAAACPFPGEAIRLDAMSRPEVVPERCTGCGLCVKACVTTPPAVKVIAFDD